The Magnolia sinica isolate HGM2019 chromosome 10, MsV1, whole genome shotgun sequence genome includes a window with the following:
- the LOC131257903 gene encoding probable E3 ubiquitin-protein ligase XERICO produces MGISSLPSPSEGVLSIILINTALSITILKSIVRFIFNAIGIHPAPQSSSQSEAVEISSDRTDLPILPVEFQSRFPAVRFRSLARCPAEHDCECSVCLTRFEPESEINQLPCEHFFHKDCLEKWLEYQHVTCPLCRSPLPQEEEASCPWF; encoded by the coding sequence ATGGGCATCTCGAGCCTCCCTTCTCCATCCGAGGGCGTCCTCTCCATCATCCTCATCAACACCGCTCTCTCGATCACGATCCTCAAATCGATCGTACGTTTCATCTTCAACGCCATCGGGATCCACCCCGCTCCGCAATCATCATCGCAGTCCGAAGCCGTCGAGATCTCATCCGATCGCACCGATCTcccgatcctccccgtcgaattccagtCCAGGTTCCCAGCCGTCCGGTTCCGATCGCTCGCCCGGTGCCCGGCCGAGCACGATTGCGAATGCTCGGTTTGCCTGACCCGGTTCGAACCGGAATCGGAAATAAATCAGCTACCGTGTGAGCATTTCTTCCATAAAGACTGCTTGGAGAAGTGGTTGGAGTATCAGCACGTCACGTGCCCCTTGTGTCGAAGTCCTCTTCCGCAGGAGGAAGAAGCTTCTTGCCCTTGGTTCTAG